GCTACTTTTACACCGACAGTAATGGGCAAACAGTTGAAAATCCACGACATCTGAGGAAGTCCGAGAAGTCTTTAAAACGGCTCTCTCATCGTTTATCCAAGACCAACAAAGGGTCTAAAAACCGAGCTAAGCTTAGAAATAAACTAGCAAGAAAGCATCTCAAGGTAAGTAGGCAGCGTAAAGATTTCGCCGTGAAGTTGGCCAGATGCGTAGTCCAGTCTAACGACTTGGTAGCCTATGAGGACTTGAAGGTGCGGAATATGGTAAGGAATCGCCATTTAGCTAAATCGATTAGCGATGCTGCATGGACGCAGTTTCGTTCTTGGGTGGAGTATTTCGGCAAAGTGCTTGGTGTGGTGAGTGTTGCAGTTCCACCTCACTACACGAGTCAAAATTGCTCATCGTGCGGCAAGATTGTCAACAAGGCATTGAGCGTAAGGACTCATGTTTGCACTCATTGCGGACACACTCAAGACAGAGATTGGAATGCTGCACGTAATATTTTAGAACAGGGATTGCGTACTGTGGGGCACACAGGAACGTCTAGTCTAGAGCTAGTAAACGCCTCTGAAGAGATTGACCAATACTTAGGTGAGCCAGCTCCTCTAAGCAAGTCAACTCGTGGAAAGAGGAAACCCAAGCAGTAATGTTTGGAATCCCTACCCTCCGCGTTAGCAGGGTAGGGAGGATGTCAACTGCTAAATTCGGTACTAGAAGACCTGGTTTCATAAGATTAGGTAGGTTGCCAGGAGGGGCAAAAATGACTGAAACAGCGGAAAGACTGAAGCTTGAGCTTTCTCAACTCTCTGTTAAGGATCGTGCAGAACTTGCTTACTTCCTAATCCACTCATTGGATGAGGAGGTTGACTATGACGTAGAGAGTGCTTGGGATGTTGAGTTAACGCGACGGATGCAAGAAATCAACGAAGGTACTGCTTCCGGTAAAACATCTAACCAAGTATTCACCGAGCTGAGAGAGAAATATTCGTGAAGCCTGTCATTATTCACAGCGAAGCGATTGAGGAGCTAGATGGGGCAGTTGCCTACGACGAAGATCAAAAGGTAGGTTTGGGACTCGATTTTCTGGTTGAAGTCGAACAGGCTCTCGATAAAATTCAACAGAATCCAAATTTAGGAGCAGTCTACAAAGTCACAGGGTTACGTCGATATGTAATTCAACGGTTTCCTTTCCTAATTTTTTACGCAGAACTTGAAGAGTATATCTGGGTAGTTGCGATTGCACATGGAAAGCGTAGACCTGATTACTGGAGACGATGACAAATAGAGTAGCACCGAACGCAAGCTAACAACCCCAATGCAGCGGACGGTTGAAAGCCACTGGTGGTGAGTTCAAAGTTATCTGCCGCCGCTGATTGGGAGCGTTAAACAGATTAACAGGAAATCGGACTTAATGAGAAAGACTTTTATTAAAATTGAATCTTGCCTGCCTGCGATCGCACCTACTTGGAGGCATTATCATGATCTGGCATGATGATTTCTACTTCGCGTAACACTCGAAAGCTATATCCACTCAAACCTACCAATATCAAACTCAGTGAAGTAGTGATATATAAAAGTGCCATCCCTGCCCCAGAACCAGTACCAACCAAAGCGCTGAATACAGGTGCAACGCTACCTTTTGGCATCATGGCAGGTTCAAACAGATAATCAGCTAGTGGTCCAGCTATTAAGGTAGCGATCGCCGACAGAATTTGTAGAATTGTCGATTGAGCAGCAAAAACCCGTCCTTGAATTTCGGGTGCGACTTTTGCCAGTAAAATTGCTGTACTAGAACTACCAAGCAAGGGGAAATTGAGCGAAGAGCAGAACTGTGCTGGTAGCCAGATTAGTGGTGACTGACCCAGACCAAATATAGTTTTGCTGATACCTGCCCCCACAAAGCCTAATAGCATACCGTGAATGCGGCGCTTGGGACCACCCCAGGTATTTAGGAGCAATGCTCCCGTGACACCACCGATGCCTGCAGCTGAAGACAAACTGCCTAACACTGCAGCATTATTACTCGTGCGCGCCAAAATCATCGGTGAATATAAAGCATTACCGAGGTCGTGAGCAAACCAAAACAGAGCCGTAAACACCATAAATGCCACTAACCCAGGACGTGCCAAAATGTAGCGGAAGCCAAAGGCAACCTGCTGCCAAATGCCTAGATGTTTTTGGTGTTCTGTATGATTAATGGCTGGTTGGGGGATATGTACTAAAAGCACTGTACTAATAGCGATCGCAAAGGTAACGATATCAATTAAGGCAATCCCCACTAAACCAATGAGGTAATAAAGTGCACCTGCTAGGGCAGGAGCAGTAATAATCGCACCATAATGAATTGTAGAATTCATACTGCTGGCACGAGTGTATTGTTGCTTGGAAACTAGCAGTGATATTGATGCTGTGTATGCTAACTCCTGAATTTCACTAAAAGCACCGTTGAGTGCGCCAATTACATACAAATGCCAGATTTGCAAGTTTTCTGTGAGATATAGCAAGAGAATTGCCAAAGTAGACACAGCCGCTACTGCGTCGCCTACCATAATCAAGTGTTTGCGGTTGCAGCGATCTACGAGCGTTCCGGCAAACAAAGTAATGAAAACGCGCGGCAAGATGGTGAAGAAACTGACTAAAGCTAATGCTGTTGCTTTACCCGTCAGTTCCCAAGCCCAAATCGTGAGCGCAAAACCAGTCATACGGCTACCAAAGGTGGAAACCAACTGACCAAACCAGATGATGAGAAAGGTACGCACTGAGGGATGGTGGAATTAATCAGTTCATAACCAGGTTAAAGCAGTAATTCTTGAATTTGATCGAGCATGATTTCTGCAGCAATTGGTCCAGCAATCCGACTCCAGAGTTGGTAGTCAACAAAATAGACTCGTCCAGCTTGGCTTGGTGGTAGTGATCGCAGAATTGGGTTTTGCCACCACTCTGTTTTGACCTTTTCTACACTACTGTCCCCACTAGCCATCACAATAATCAAATCAGCATTGATTTGCGGTAAAGTCTCCAGTGAAATGTTGATTTCACCGTATGTTACTGGTAGGTGCTGCGGCAGCGCCAGTTGAAAACCAATATCTCTGAGTAAATTTCCGGCAAAAGTTTCATCATTAAACACGGAAATTCTATCCAATCCTGACATTGAAAGTAGCAGAACTTTTGAGTTGCGGCTGACCGGCTTCAGCTTAACTTTGGCTTGAGCAATTCTCTGATGATGCTCGTCAATCACTTGTTGAGCGTGGTGTTCGCGCTGCATGATTTTACCAAGTTGGCGAAGCTCCTGCTGCCAGCGATCGCTGTCGCTTTCATAATCCTGATACGGGAACAACGCTGGTGCCATCTGCGAGAGATTGCTGTATAGTGACTGATCAGAAAAATCCCCTAAAATCAAGTCTGGCTTTAGCCGCAAAATTGTTTCTAGTGAGGGTGATTGCCGAGTGCCAATGTGGACGGGATGGCTTTTCATCCGCTTTCCCAGGTACTTAACCCCAACGGTTGGTTTTCCCGCTTGCGGCGAACCAATCAAAGCTCGTCCATCCTCAGCGTAACCGACTGGTTCGATCCCCAAAGACAGCAGCAGATCTAGTGCATTAGTTCCAATCGCAACTACTCGTTGGGGTTGCCCGCAAATTTTAGTTTTACCGAAGTCATGGGGGACAATTTGACAGTTAGAGGAGGCGCTAAGAGTAGCTATCCCCTGATTTGGCGTTTTTTGGGCAGTCGTGTTGCTACAGGCAGTAACAAACAAGATAAGCAAGGAGATTAACCGCGATCGCTCAATTAGATACATCTGTTCAGATTTCACCAACTGAGTGAGTAGTTAATCCGAATTGTTCTGCCTCGTCCGGCATAATTAAGTTGCTCAAAAAAACCACTTTGAATTTGAGATTGGACTGGGAAATATTGGTTATTTAACAAGTTCTCGATGCCAACTTGCAGCTGTCCTGGTCCAAGCTGGATGCTGCTGATGTAGTCTAGTATTAAGTAGCCTTCGATTGGCACATCTTCAGTCCCATCTTCAAATGCCCGATCACGATCGCCAACATATAAAAGTTGCAGTCGATTGCGCCAGCTGGGCGTCGTTTGATGCTCAACGTAAGCCGTCAGCTTTAGTGGTTGGATAGTCGCACTGTTAAGCGCCAGATATTCTTCATCTTCTTGCTTTTCCTCACCCTCGATCCAACTTGCGGTACTGCCAAGTTGCCAGCCTCCTCCTGGTTGCCAGTCAAGGGTAGCTTCTAAACCGTAAATCCTTTGTGGGGCGCGGACTAGCGTAGCAAACACTGCTCCTGGTTGCAAGCGTTCGCCTAGTTCAGATTCGTTGTAAAAACCAGCGAGGGATGCTTGAACTGAAGACCATTCACCCCGTATGCCAATCTCATAGTTGTCTACTCTTTGTGGCTGAGTTACTTCCAGATCGCTTTCAACTGAAGTAAATGCTATGGGTGGGGAGCGGAAGAGGCGACCAAAATCTGGTGCAGAAAAGCCTTGAGCAAAGTTAGCAAACAGGCTGACTGAATCCGTAACTTTGTAGACAGCACCCAGATTAAACACAACGTCATCAAAGTTCAAGTCTCCTCCAGCAATACTGCGAGGGGAGTCTTCAAATAATGTCAAAGTGTAGTCATCAACACTCAGATCGAAGCGTTCATAACGCGCTCCGCCGCTCAATAGCAAGCGATCGCTGACGTTCCACTGCAACTGAGCAAATGCACCTAGATTTCTTAAGTCATAGGGAGGAATACCCGTACCTTCTCCAATTTTGCGGAAAACTCTCCGCCCACTTTTGTCATAATCCTCTGTGTCGAAAATTTCCTCGTCTTGCACAATATGCTCGTCCGAGTAATCAACTCCCCACAGTAAACTAACTGCATCAGAGATAGGAGTGTCAATTTGCAGTCGTCCTCCCCATAGTTCCTTGTCGAATAGACCACGACCAATTTCTGGGTTGAAAATCTCCAAATTGCGATAATCAAAGCCATTAAATGCTAAAGAATTATGCCGATAATAGGCTTGAGCTTGTACTTGACTGCCCCAAAGGTTTTCGTGGGTATATTCCAGCGAAATGACAGTATTCCGCAGGTCTGGTTCTCGGCTGCCAATATATTCTGGTTCTGGTACTTTGAGGGCGCGAGCTTTTTGGATACCTGGGAGTTCGTCAACGATTGGATCTGAAATGAAAGTGCTGTTGTCGTTATTGTCGTAGTGATTTGCCGTGAGTTGGAGGCGCTGCTGTTCGCCCAAGTTCACCCCCACTTTGCCGAATAAGTCAAATATTTCACTATCAGCCACATTTGAATCCTGCGCCGGAATGCGATCGCCTGCGGCATCAAAAAAGCTACCAGTTTCTACCCTGGCAAGACTAAAGGTAAGGTCAAAGTTCCCCTGATTGATCCCAATCAAATGCTGAAGTGTGTTGCCAAAGCTGTCTGCTTCAAGATTCCCCAAAGCAGCATTTACGCCCACTTCAGTTGTAGAAGTCAGTCTTTCCTCAGTAGGCTGCCGTGTGATGATGTTGATGACACCACCGGTTCCCCCGTTACCATAGATTGCTGTAGGACCGCGAACAACTTCAATGCGTTCAATGACTGAGGGATCGATACTTCTCAAGTCTCTTGCTTGGACCGTCGAAAGATTTGACCGAATTGGAACACCGTCAATCAAAACAAGAGGTCTGCGGCCTCGCAAAGTCTGTCCAAATATATTGGCAGTTTGAGTGGAGGGTCCCAAGCCAGGAACCGTTTGGCCGAGAATATCTTGTAAGTCCCTCGATAAAGCTGTTTGGGCTTCAATTTGTTCGCGAGTAATTACCGTAACTGAACGTGGCACATCTGTTGCTGCTTCTTCTGTGCGCGTAGCAGTGACTACTACCTCAATTTCCTCAGCTGTCTCGTCTGGATCGGTTACTTCAGGAGTCTCCGATTGCACACCAGTTGTAGGTGGTTCCGGCGCCAGGGTGGATTGGGAAGTTATGGTGTCAGCGGCAGCATTTAGGCTGAAAACTAAATCTTTGCCAGTCTGAGTCACCTTGGCAGTTGGTAAACTTTCTTGACCAATAACAGTTACTTGAATACTGTTGGTGTTTTTCTGCGTCACCCTAACAGAGACAATCCCCTCAGTTGGATTATTGGCACGAAAGGATTGGCTATTTGGCAAGCGCAATTGAGTATTAACGATGTCAGCCACAAAAGTTTTGCCGTAGCTAGACGTGAGGACTCTGAATGGTTCGCCACTGGGGGTTACCAAAATTACTTCAACACTACTGGGCTTAGAGTTCAATCACACATCAGTTACAGGCGTGACATCTGCCCAAGCTGGCTGAGCAACAATGGCTACTGCTGCTCCAGCTAACCATAAATCATTGATAAATCTTTTCCACACTTGCCTTACACCTGAATTAGCCAAATTTGAGAGCAGGAGGTGAAATCTGCTGCTCTATTTAACAAACACTAAGAAGTTTTCTCAAGAAGAATACAGGAAAAACAAGTTATATTGGTACCGAAGGCTGTGCCGTAACGGATTTTTTTCTAGCCCCAAAGGGATTTTTTCAGCACTGACTTTGACTGTGGCTCACTTAGCTAGATAAACACTAGGGCTAACACCAAATTTGCGTTTGAAAGCAGCAGTAAAACGGCTGGGACTGGCGTAGCCAACTAGCTTTGCCACTTCTTTTACTTTCATTCGTCTTTGCGCTAGCAAAAGTCGCGCTTGCTCCATGCGGTAAGCGTATAAGTATCCAAATACTGTAGTCCCAAAAACTTGGTGAAAGCCGAGCTTGAGCTTGTAGTCATTAAGTCCAACTTGTCGTGCTAAACCCAGTAAAGACGGCGGATTGTCGAAATGACGGATTAAAACCTCTTTGGCAAGATGAATTCTATCAATATCGTCGGGTTGCAGAACGCGAGATTTGCTTAATTGGCTGTAACTTGCAACTAATTGTTCTAGCCGCAAAGCAATAAGTTCCCAGCACTTGCCTTCGAGATAAATCTGTTTTGTCAGCCCTTGATAAGGACAATTTAATATCTGCTCTAGGGCAATTTGCATGACGGGTGTTGTCTTTCCCAGATCATCGTAAGGCTGTTCCGAATCTTCGATCAATTGCTTCACTTCTAGAGGCAGTTGCTCAAACTCACCTGCAATGAAACTGTTGAGTTGACAGGGATATGCTAAATGAATATCGACTTGTATGATCCGCTTTCCTGCTAACTCTTCGCTGGTTATACTTGGATTTGCGCCGGATTGCAGAAAGTTTTGCCCAGTACTCCTGCTTCTACCATCTCTATTGCTGCGATCACCTGAAATTTGAAAGCCAAATTCTAGTGGGTATACATAGGCTTCGTATTTCACGCTCAGATTCTCAGATAAATTGTAATTGTGAATTAACAAATCTATTCCTTGGCGCAGTTGAATTCGCCGCCGATATCCTTTGCCTAGCTGCTGAGGACACTCCATAAGAATTTCAGAACTATCTGCATCAGATAAAAGCTGAGTGTTTTGATTACTCTCTTCCCACAGTTCCCAGTAATCCACATCTGAGAGAACTATTGCCACAGTTTTCTCCTTCCAGTTAAGAATATTTCGCTTTTAATAATTTATTTTGCCAATTAAATAAAAATTTTTCTCATTATTTTAGGCAATGTACGTGAACAAGAAATGACGCTCCGACGCGGGGACACTCTGACGCGGAGCGTAAAGCGTTCCCAAGCCGCTTCCGGATGCAGAGCATCCAGGGGTCACAATCCCCCACTGAAAGAAAAGCTTTCAGTGGCTCCATTACAGGTGGAGATCAGTTTCTCCATCTTGAATTTCTCCGCGTCTTTGCGTCTCCCCGTCCCCGCGTCCTCTTCAAAATCTTGATTACAAGTGTTTTGCGGCAATCATGATGCTGCTTGCACCCGCCTACAGTAAAGACAACGTAAAATATGAGACAAAAAAATAGAGGTAATCAGAAGATTGCTTCTTCAGTATCAAAGAGTAACTCTTCGCTCGGAAACATTAGGCAATGCATCTGCTTGTTTCTGGGTTGTCAGCACTGTTTTCGCTGGCACTTGCACCCCGTCGCGTAGTGTCACATCAACAACTATTGCCCCATCACCAATGGTCACATTGTTGCCAACCTTAGATCGGAAAAGGATTGCATCGTCCCCTATAGTCAGATTGTTACCAACTTGCAACGGTCCGTGAAAGACAATGTTGTCACTTGCCTTCAGGTTGTTACCAATGCGGATATTAGTACCTTTGAGCGCATGGAAAGTAACCCGATCCTCGATCGCAGCATTATCACCAATGACAATCGGTGAACCTTCATCAGCACGAATCGAAGTTCGCTGTCCCACCACACTGTTGCTGCCTAGTCGTACATCCCCAACGATCCGAGCAAATTCATCAATCTGCACGTTCTTACCAAGGGTGGGGCTAACTGGTTTTGGATTCCAAGAGGTTTGCGGTCCCGGACCAGTACCTGTTACCGCATCAAATCCCCCCTCCTCATAAAGTTTGCTGTAGTTCTCGGCGAATTCCTCATTGACCTCTAACACCTCATTTTGGAATTTAGCATTGGCTTCGGTCTTCAACGGTAGGGCGTCAGCTTGAGCTTGGGTGGCGATCACTGCTCCAATTGGCACTAGACGATTTTTGCCGATTCGCACATTAGAGAGAGTAGCACCATGTAGTACAAAGGCACCATCTTCTAGCACAACATTGTTGAGACGGGAACGGAAACCCACAAAAGTGAAGTTACCGATCTTTGAATTTTCGATACTTGCTTGGTGGGCGATGCTGACTCGCTCTCCAGTACTACTTGCTTTTAGTGCACACTGAGATGGTGGAGCTGGGATTGAACGCTTTGCTAAGAATAAAATATTGTCCTGGAAATTAGTTTGGTTGCCAAGGCAAATCCGGGTATCAGGTTCTGCCCTTAAGACAGTATTGCCAGCAACAAAAACCTTTTTGCCCACTAAGACATCGCCAAAAACTTCATCTAGTGGACTGATGAAGCTGGAGTTCACTACAACCCTTACTGGAGTAGACAAACTAACTAGGCCACCTTCCTGAGCATTGACTACTACTGCTATTAACGTCAGAGCGCTTAAGAGAATACCCAGCATCAGGGCGAGCTTGGATTTCTGTCTAGATATGGGATGCGTAATCAATTTCTTGTACATCTTCAGAATAAATGTTCTCTAAAGTAGTGTACTTAGATACAGCGCTCAGATACACACCTTTTTCTTGTTGGTAGCTGTTGGATTAGACGCTTTTACGTTTTTGCACGCGGAGTAAAATAGAGGATGGAAACAAAAATAAAAATCGAGCTTAAGAGGGATCAGGGGTCAGCCAGTACAAGTTGGTAAGAGGGACTTAGTTATTTTTCCAGCAGGGATGTCCTGCACCTGGCAAATCCGCAGCGATATCAGAAAGCATTTGCAAGCAAATAGGACTTGATGATAAATGTTGCTACATTTAATTACCTGGCTTGAAGTAGAAGCTTATTTACAAAAATCACAGGGGATGATTCTCCCAATTGGTTCAACAGAGCAACATGGACCCACTGGGTTGATTGGCACTGATGCAATTTGTGCTGAAGCGATCGCGCGTGGTGTAGGAGAAGCGACCCAGGCAATAGTGGGACCCACTATCAACGTTGGCATGGCGCTGCATCATACAGCTTTTCCCGGCACAATTAGCCTCCGACCTAGCACAATGATTCAGCTAATTCGAGACTACGTAACCTGTTTAGCCAAAGCTGGATTTACCAAGTTCTTCTTTATTAACGGTCATGGCGGTAATGTTGCCACCCTCAAAGCTGCTTTTGCTGAGACTTATGCCCATATTTCAGATCTCAATCTTGCCAATGCCCAACTGGTAAAGTGTCAAGTTGGTAACTGGTTTATGTGCAGTTCTGTTTACCAGTTGGCGAAAGAGTTATACGGCGATCGAGAAGGCTCCCATGCCACCCCCAGTGAGGTAGCTGTAACTCAGTACATCTATCCAGAGGCAATCAAGCAAACTCCCTTATCACCAGAAGTTGCATCAGGACACAAAATCTATGGGGCAGCTGACTTCCGGCTGCGCTATCAGGATGGGCGGATGGGGTCTAATCCTGCTTTGGCAACACCTGAGCATGGCAAGCAGTTTTATGAATTAGCGGTGAAGGAACTTAGCAAAACCTATCTAGAGTTTTTAAACGTGGAATAATCACTCAAGTTGATTAACCTAGCTAAATCAGACTACCTCATACACAACTCTGCTGCAGGAGTGACAAAAGAGCGGCAAGGAGCAAGGAGTGAGCAGTAAAGTGTTCTGGTCCTTTCATCAGGAGATGAATGTACTAAAAAACTTACTTGATTGCAAAAATCAGTATCACTAATAAGCTAACGAAAAACAAAAAAAAACTACTCTATTGATGATTGTAAAAAAGCTCGGGCTGCTTGTATGAAAACCAGTATGTTCATAAGCGGTTGCCTGCGGCTCCTGAGCAGCAAGCGTTGGTTCAGGAGTCGGTAACGCACCTACAGTGGCTGGAACGAGCTTTACTATAAGTAAATGATCCGGAACTTTTAGCGGAATGGAACGGGGGCTAGTGTATCGGTTGAGCTTTGAGGTGCTGTTTAAAGGCAGATAAGTCTCAGCAGTGCTGATCTTCGTTCCGAGTTTTAAGGTCAAAGAGCGTGCTGTCGGGCTTAGATCCTTTTTTGAGTCAACATCAAAACTTGGCACTTCCTGCCAAATGACAAGATAGAAGCTCCCATCCCGTTTCTGAAGCAAGAGCCGATGTATATCACGCAAATCTCCTGAAAGACTATAAGTAAGAGAACCAGGTTTGAAACTGCTTCCTGGATCCTTTAGTAAATCAATGGTATTTCGCAGAGATCTGTAGGCTGGTTTTTCTGTCAGGTCATTCCGCAACAGCCCAAAGCGATCTTCTAGATGGTTTGGATCTGTCCCTTCATCTACCAACTCATACAGGAAAGCGCGACCGACACCATGACGGAAGTACTCGGCGAACATGCGCGACATGTATTTGCCTACTGCAGTTTCCGAAGTACCCACATGCCCTGAGTCTGAATTTACTGCATTGTGGTAGCCGCACTCAGTAAACTGAGGCGGTTTAGAAGCGCTCTGTCGCCTAGTATTATACTGGAAAACCCAGGGAAGGCTGCCATAGCCGTTGTCTCCCCAACCTTTAGTCCCTGGATTGCGTCCACCGGCATAAGGATGAGCATTCGTGTAGTTAATAATGGACGTAAGATCGCCAACTTTTTTGTATGCTTCCTCTGATGTCAGTGAGGGTCCAAGGATTGGTCGATTTTTTAGCAAGGTGTCAGACTTCACCTTAGAGTAAAGCAACTTTTGATAGCGTCTTATCCTAGACACCCAGTCAGAATCACTACCGTGACTAATATCGTACTCGTTGGGTCCTTCTATTGCCTCAGTTGCGGCAAGTGCATATTTCTTGATATCGGTAAGCTCATCATCGATAGCATTCAGCTCCAGAGGCTTGTCATAAGATCCATCAACTCGTCTGCCTGCTATTGCAGTCAGCCGAATTCCGTAGAGC
This window of the Chroococcidiopsis sp. CCMEE 29 genome carries:
- a CDS encoding addiction module protein, translating into MTETAERLKLELSQLSVKDRAELAYFLIHSLDEEVDYDVESAWDVELTRRMQEINEGTASGKTSNQVFTELREKYS
- a CDS encoding type II toxin-antitoxin system RelE/ParE family toxin, with translation MKPVIIHSEAIEELDGAVAYDEDQKVGLGLDFLVEVEQALDKIQQNPNLGAVYKVTGLRRYVIQRFPFLIFYAELEEYIWVVAIAHGKRRPDYWRR
- a CDS encoding MFS transporter, which translates into the protein MRTFLIIWFGQLVSTFGSRMTGFALTIWAWELTGKATALALVSFFTILPRVFITLFAGTLVDRCNRKHLIMVGDAVAAVSTLAILLLYLTENLQIWHLYVIGALNGAFSEIQELAYTASISLLVSKQQYTRASSMNSTIHYGAIITAPALAGALYYLIGLVGIALIDIVTFAIAISTVLLVHIPQPAINHTEHQKHLGIWQQVAFGFRYILARPGLVAFMVFTALFWFAHDLGNALYSPMILARTSNNAAVLGSLSSAAGIGGVTGALLLNTWGGPKRRIHGMLLGFVGAGISKTIFGLGQSPLIWLPAQFCSSLNFPLLGSSSTAILLAKVAPEIQGRVFAAQSTILQILSAIATLIAGPLADYLFEPAMMPKGSVAPVFSALVGTGSGAGMALLYITTSLSLILVGLSGYSFRVLREVEIIMPDHDNASK
- a CDS encoding iron-siderophore ABC transporter substrate-binding protein, whose translation is MKSEQMYLIERSRLISLLILFVTACSNTTAQKTPNQGIATLSASSNCQIVPHDFGKTKICGQPQRVVAIGTNALDLLLSLGIEPVGYAEDGRALIGSPQAGKPTVGVKYLGKRMKSHPVHIGTRQSPSLETILRLKPDLILGDFSDQSLYSNLSQMAPALFPYQDYESDSDRWQQELRQLGKIMQREHHAQQVIDEHHQRIAQAKVKLKPVSRNSKVLLLSMSGLDRISVFNDETFAGNLLRDIGFQLALPQHLPVTYGEINISLETLPQINADLIIVMASGDSSVEKVKTEWWQNPILRSLPPSQAGRVYFVDYQLWSRIAGPIAAEIMLDQIQELLL
- a CDS encoding TonB-dependent siderophore receptor, which produces MNSKPSSVEVILVTPSGEPFRVLTSSYGKTFVADIVNTQLRLPNSQSFRANNPTEGIVSVRVTQKNTNSIQVTVIGQESLPTAKVTQTGKDLVFSLNAAADTITSQSTLAPEPPTTGVQSETPEVTDPDETAEEIEVVVTATRTEEAATDVPRSVTVITREQIEAQTALSRDLQDILGQTVPGLGPSTQTANIFGQTLRGRRPLVLIDGVPIRSNLSTVQARDLRSIDPSVIERIEVVRGPTAIYGNGGTGGVINIITRQPTEERLTSTTEVGVNAALGNLEADSFGNTLQHLIGINQGNFDLTFSLARVETGSFFDAAGDRIPAQDSNVADSEIFDLFGKVGVNLGEQQRLQLTANHYDNNDNSTFISDPIVDELPGIQKARALKVPEPEYIGSREPDLRNTVISLEYTHENLWGSQVQAQAYYRHNSLAFNGFDYRNLEIFNPEIGRGLFDKELWGGRLQIDTPISDAVSLLWGVDYSDEHIVQDEEIFDTEDYDKSGRRVFRKIGEGTGIPPYDLRNLGAFAQLQWNVSDRLLLSGGARYERFDLSVDDYTLTLFEDSPRSIAGGDLNFDDVVFNLGAVYKVTDSVSLFANFAQGFSAPDFGRLFRSPPIAFTSVESDLEVTQPQRVDNYEIGIRGEWSSVQASLAGFYNESELGERLQPGAVFATLVRAPQRIYGLEATLDWQPGGGWQLGSTASWIEGEEKQEDEEYLALNSATIQPLKLTAYVEHQTTPSWRNRLQLLYVGDRDRAFEDGTEDVPIEGYLILDYISSIQLGPGQLQVGIENLLNNQYFPVQSQIQSGFFEQLNYAGRGRTIRINYSLSW
- a CDS encoding AraC family transcriptional regulator, yielding MAIVLSDVDYWELWEESNQNTQLLSDADSSEILMECPQQLGKGYRRRIQLRQGIDLLIHNYNLSENLSVKYEAYVYPLEFGFQISGDRSNRDGRSRSTGQNFLQSGANPSITSEELAGKRIIQVDIHLAYPCQLNSFIAGEFEQLPLEVKQLIEDSEQPYDDLGKTTPVMQIALEQILNCPYQGLTKQIYLEGKCWELIALRLEQLVASYSQLSKSRVLQPDDIDRIHLAKEVLIRHFDNPPSLLGLARQVGLNDYKLKLGFHQVFGTTVFGYLYAYRMEQARLLLAQRRMKVKEVAKLVGYASPSRFTAAFKRKFGVSPSVYLAK
- a CDS encoding carbonate dehydratase produces the protein MYKKLITHPISRQKSKLALMLGILLSALTLIAVVVNAQEGGLVSLSTPVRVVVNSSFISPLDEVFGDVLVGKKVFVAGNTVLRAEPDTRICLGNQTNFQDNILFLAKRSIPAPPSQCALKASSTGERVSIAHQASIENSKIGNFTFVGFRSRLNNVVLEDGAFVLHGATLSNVRIGKNRLVPIGAVIATQAQADALPLKTEANAKFQNEVLEVNEEFAENYSKLYEEGGFDAVTGTGPGPQTSWNPKPVSPTLGKNVQIDEFARIVGDVRLGSNSVVGQRTSIRADEGSPIVIGDNAAIEDRVTFHALKGTNIRIGNNLKASDNIVFHGPLQVGNNLTIGDDAILFRSKVGNNVTIGDGAIVVDVTLRDGVQVPAKTVLTTQKQADALPNVSERRVTL
- a CDS encoding creatininase family protein — protein: MLLHLITWLEVEAYLQKSQGMILPIGSTEQHGPTGLIGTDAICAEAIARGVGEATQAIVGPTINVGMALHHTAFPGTISLRPSTMIQLIRDYVTCLAKAGFTKFFFINGHGGNVATLKAAFAETYAHISDLNLANAQLVKCQVGNWFMCSSVYQLAKELYGDREGSHATPSEVAVTQYIYPEAIKQTPLSPEVASGHKIYGAADFRLRYQDGRMGSNPALATPEHGKQFYELAVKELSKTYLEFLNVE